The following proteins are encoded in a genomic region of Glycine max cultivar Williams 82 chromosome 18, Glycine_max_v4.0, whole genome shotgun sequence:
- the LOC100306015 gene encoding membrane-anchored ubiquitin-fold protein 2-like isoform X1, with protein MAGNQDQFEIKFRLTDGSDIGPKSFPAATSIATLKESVLAQWPKDKENGPKTIKDVKLINAGKILENNRTVGECQSPLCDTPDTVTTMHVVVQHPATEKEKKAANKATQNKCMCVIL; from the exons ATGGCTGGGAATCAAGATCAGTTTGAGATCAAGTTTCGGTTGACTGATGGTTCTGATATTGGCCCCAAAAGTTTTCCTGCAGCTACTAGTATTGCAACATTAAAAGAGAGTGTTCTCGCTCAGTGGCCAAAAG acaAGGAGAATGGCCCAAAGACCATAAAAGATGTGAAGTTAATTAACGCAGGAAAAATTTTGGAGAACAACAGAACAGTTGGGGAATGCCAGAGTCCGTTATGTGATACCCCTGATACTGTTACAACAATGCATGTGGTTGTGCAACATCCTGCTACGGAGAAAG AGAAGAAAGCGGCAAACAAAGCAACACAGAACAAATGCATGTGCGTTATTTTATAG
- the LOC100801839 gene encoding probable galacturonosyltransferase 14 has product MQLHFSPSMRSITISSSSNSNNNNGFIDLMKIKVAARHISYRTLFHTILILAFLLPFVFILTALVTLEGVNNCSSFDCLGRRLGPRLLGRADDSGRLVRDFYKILNEVKAGEIPPDLKLPDSFDQLVSDMKNNQYDAKTFAFMLRGMMEKHEREIRESKFAELMNKHFAASSIPKGIHCLSLRLTDEYSSNAHARKQLPPPELLPLLSDNSYHHFILSTDNILAASVVVASTVQSSLKPEKIVFHVITDKKTYAGMHSWFALNPVTPAVVEIKSIHQFDWLTRENVPVLEAVENQNGIRNYYHGNHIAGANLSDISPRKFASKLQARSPKYISLLNHLRIYLPELFPNLDKVVFLDDDVVIQRDLSPLWEIDLEGKVNGAVETCRGEDEWVMSKHFRNYFNFSHPLIARNLDPDECAWAYGMNIFDLHAWRRTNIREIYHSWLKENLKSNLTMWKLGTLPPALIAFKGLVHPIDPSWHMLGLGYQNNTNIESVKKAAVIHYNGQSKPWLQIGFEHLRPFWTKYVNYSNDFLRNCHILEA; this is encoded by the exons ATGCAGCTTCACTTCTCGCCGAGCATGAGAAGCATCACCATATCGAGCAgcagcaacagcaacaacaacaatggctTTATTGACTTGATGAAGATCAAGGTCGCAGCTCGCCACATTTCCTATCGAACCCTCTTCCACACCATCCTCATCCTCGCTTTTCTCCTTCCCTTTGTTTTCATCCTCACCGCCCTCGTCACCCTCGAAGGTGTCAACAACTGCTCCTCCTTCG ATTGTTTAGGTAGGCGGTTGGGACCAAGGCTTCTTGGGAGGGCTGATGATTCAGgg AGACTGGTTAGAGATTTTTACAAGATCCTTAACGAAGTGAAGGCTGGGGAAATTCCTCCTGATCTAAAGCTGCCGGATTCTTTTGATCAACTGGTTTCTGATATGAAGAACAATCAGTATGATGCAAAAACTTTTGCATTCATGCTAAGGGGAATG ATGGAAAAACATGAGAGAGAAATCAGAGAGTCTAAATTTGCAGAGCTGATGAATAAACACTTTGCAGCAAGTTCTATCCCTAAAGGGATTCATTGTCTGTCTTTACGTCTGACTGATGAATATTCATCAAATGCCCATGCACGCAAACAGTTGCCTCCTCCCGAGTTACTTCCTTTACTGTCCGACAACTCTTATCACCATTTTATTCTGTCAACTGATAACATATTGGCTGCTTCAGTAGTTGTTGCTTCAACTGTCCAGTCATCTCTGAAACCTGAGAAGATAGTCTTCCATGTGATCACGGATAAAAAAACTTATGCGGGTATGCACTCATGGTTTGCACTGAATCCAGTCACCCCTGCCGTAGTCGAAATCAAAAGCATTCACCAATTTGACTGGTTGACTAGAGAGAATGTCCCAGTGCTTGAAGCTGTAGAAAATCAAAATGGGATTAGGAATTACTACCATGGGAATCATATTGCAGGAGCCAATCTCAGTGACATCAGTCCACGTAAATTTGCATCTAAATTGCAGGCCAGAAGTCCAAAGTACATATCTTTACTCAACCATCTCCGCATATACTTACCAGAG CTTTTCCCAAACCTTGACAAGGTGGTTTTTTTGGATGATGATGTGGTGATTCAGCGTGACTTGTCTCCGCTTTGGGAAATTGACCTGGAAGGAAAAGTTAACGGGGCTGTGGAAACTTGCAGAGGTGAAGATGAGTGGGTAATGTCTAAGCATTTTAGGAACTACTTTAATTTTTCCCATCCTCTCATTGCAAGGAATTTGGACCCTGATGAGTGTGCTTGGGCTTATGGAATGAATATCTTTGATCTGCATGCATGGAGAAGAACTAATATAAGAGAGATATATCATTCTTGGCTGAAAGAG AATCTGAAGTCAAACCTGACAATGTGGAAGCTTGGAACCCTTCCTCCTGCTTTAATTGCATTTAAAGGACTTGTTCACCCAATTGATCCCTCTTGGCACATGCTTGGATTGGGTTATCAGAACAATACCAATATTGAGAGTGTGAAAAAGGCTGCTGTTATTCACTACAATGGCCAGTCAAAACCTTGGTTACAAATTGGCTTTGAACATCTTCGGCCATTTTGGACCAAGTATGTCAATTATTCTAATGATTTTTTGAGGAACTGTCATATCCTGGAAGCATAG
- the LOC100802369 gene encoding LYR motif-containing protein 4B, giving the protein MSALAASSATPSAAQALSLFRSLLRAAREFPDYNIREYTKLRTTDAFRHNATLSDPNSISTAFAHGKSQLAVVKRQAVVYSLYAPPLRNVMELQQTPF; this is encoded by the coding sequence ATGAGTGCACTTGCAGCATCCTCCGCTACTCCTTCCGCCGCCCAAGCCCTCTCCCTCTTCCGCTCCCTCCTCCGCGCCGCGCGCGAGTTTCCCGATTACAACATCAGGGAGTACACCAAACTACGCACCACCGATGCGTTTCGCCACAACGCCACTCTCTCCGACCCAAATTCAATTTCCACCGCCTTCGCCCACGGCAAGTCGCAGCTCGCCGTCGTTAAACGACAGGCCGTCGTGTACTCTCTCTACGCCCCTCCGCTCCGCAACGTCATGGAACTCCAACAAACCCCCTTCTAA
- the LOC100306015 gene encoding Membrane-anchored ubiquitin-fold protein 2-like (The RefSeq protein has 1 substitution compared to this genomic sequence) gives MAGNQDQFEIKFRLTDGSDIGPKSFPAATSIATLKESVLAQWPKDKENGPKTIKDLKLINAGKILENNRTVGECQSPLCDTPDTVTTMHVVVQHPATEKEKKAANKATQNKCMCVIL, from the exons ATGGCTGGGAATCAAGATCAGTTTGAGATCAAGTTTCGGTTGACTGATGGTTCTGATATTGGCCCCAAAAGTTTTCCTGCAGCTACTAGTATTGCAACATTAAAAGAGAGTGTTCTCGCTCAGTGGCCAAAAG acaAGGAGAATGGCCCAAAGACCATAAAAGATGTGAAGTTAATTAACGCAGGAAAAATTTTGGAGAACAACAGAACAGTTGGGGAATGCCAGAGTCCGTTATGTGATACCCCTGATACTGTTACAACAATGCATGTGGTTGTGCAACATCCTGCTACGGAGAAAG AGAAGAAAGCGGCAAACAAAGCAACACAGAACAAATGCATGTGCGTTATTTTATAG